From a region of the Phaseolus vulgaris cultivar G19833 chromosome 6, P. vulgaris v2.0, whole genome shotgun sequence genome:
- the LOC137831250 gene encoding pentatricopeptide repeat-containing protein At5g15280, mitochondrial, which translates to MLLSHFTLRRRRHLFSSLSRALTTLQSISSPNLYLLDTNAFLKSHLLELSLAIPETTRTCWRLPALGPSHVLLLLQALQAHRVTLEKVRSLWEIFKWGALKNAGFDFNHLSQSREIMASLLVQVGLFKEAEELLFTLESDEILDDLIKGYAGAREWEKGVFVYDFMKGRGKIPSRDSYGVLVDLLVKVKRTNLAYRVAFDLVDLGVPLSGDELRALEMVMVLLCVGGKIQEARNLVKKVLVLNCEVSSFVFDEIAFGYCERRDFKDLVSFFVEIKCVPSVKAANRVMNSLCRSYGVERAGLFLQELESLGFSPDEVTYGILIGWSCRKGKMGNALSCLSAMLSKSFEPHIYSYNALVSGLIKVGMADLARDIVDEMIERGTLPDVSTFRVLMAGYCKSRQFDKVKNLILEMESRGLIKLSLMENPISKAFLILGFDPSSVKLKRDNDGRLSKTEFFDNVGNGLYLDTDVDEYEKHITLDLEESMVPNFNSFVGKECSNGNLKKALILVEEMLCWGQELLLPEFSKLVRQLCSSRSQTTSMTNLLEKMPRSAHKLDPETLNLVVQAYSKKGLLSKAKTILDEMLQNKFQVTNETYTTILMTLCKKGNMKDFNFYWDVACRNKWLPGLEDFKRLLVLICHQKMLKEASRFLEIMLSSHPNLKSDICHIFVEVLSSRGLTDIALVALKQLQPCFILDDTGYNNLIRGLCNEGNFSLAFTVLDDMLDRCLTPCLDISVLLIPRLCKAHRYDKAIALKDILLKEHHSFSHAIDCALIRGFCNMGSIGKAEAMFRDMLSKGFSPDEELCNILIQGHCQVNDLRKVGELLGVAIRKGWELSLVSYRNVVRSICRKGRVRFALSLKNLMLAQCVLDGQIICNILIFYLLSAGNSLAVNKILAEMEEKKVVLDEVGLNFLVYGFLQCKDLSSSMNYLAIMISKGFKPSNHNLRKAIRSLCDAGDLQKALKLSQEMRLRGWIHDSAIQTSIVESLLLSGKIHEAETFLDRMGEESLTPDNINYDYLIRCFCQHGRLDKAVHLMNTMLRKHNIPISTSYDFLIHGFCAQNKLDIAMNFYAEMLNWNLKPRIETVEMLVHRSCQDGKTEFAEQFLVEMSHGGETPTRKMYCTVIKSYHMEKNLRKASELMQAMQENGYQPDFETHWSLISNLNSAKAKDTDNGGKGFLSRLLSKSGFLQKK; encoded by the coding sequence ATGCTCCTCTCTCACTTCACTCTCCGTCGCCGCCGCCACCTTTTTTCTTCTCTCTCGCGTGCTCTCACCACCCTTCAATCCATTTCGTCACCCAACCTTTATCTTCTCGACACCAAcgcttttctgaaatcccaccTTTTGGAGCTCTCCCTCGCGATTCCCGAAACCACTCGCACTTGCTGGAGGCTTCCCGCGCTGGGCCCCTCGCACGTGCTGCTTCTCTTGCAGGCTCTCCAAGCCCATCGCGTAACACTCGAAAAGGTTCGATCTTTGTGGGAGATTTTCAAATGGGGTGCCCTCAAGAACGCGGGTTTCGACTTCAATCACCTTTCACAGTCCCGTGAGATCATGGCCTCGCTTCTCGTTCAAGTGGGGTTGTTCAAAGAAGCCGAGGAGTTGCTTTTCACGTTGGAAAGTGATGAAATTTTGGACGATCTCATTAAAGGGTATGCTGGTGCGAGAGAATGGGAAAAGGGTGTCTTTGTGTATGATTTTATGAAGGGTAGAGGGAAGATTCCTTCGAGGGATTCTTATGGTGTTTTGGTTGATCTTTTGGTGAAGGTGAAGAGGACGAATCTTGCATATAGGGTGGCTTTTGATTTGGTGGATTTGGGTGTACCATTGAGTGGTGATGAACTGAGGGCACTGGAGATGGTTATGGTGCTGCTTTGCGTTGGTGGGAAGATTCAGGAAGCAAGGAACTTGGTGAAGAAGGTGTTGGTTCTTAATTGTGAGGTTAGTAGTTTTGTTTTTGATGAAATTGCGTTTGGATATTGTGAGAGGAGGGACTTCAAAGATTTGGTTAGTTTCTTTGTTGAAATAAAGTGTGTCCCTAGTGTGAAGGCTGCTAATCGAGTTATGAATTCATTGTGTAGGAGTTATGGTGTAGAAAGGGCAGGATTGTTTTTGCAAGAGCTAGAGAGTTTAGGTTTTAGTCCTGATGAAGTAACCTACGGGATATTGATTGGTTGGAGTTGTCGGAAAGGGAAGATGGGAAATGCACTGAGTTGTTTATCAGCTATGCTATCAAAGAGCTTTGAGCCACATATATATTCTTACAATGCTCTTGTAAGTGGGTTGATTAAGGTAGGTATGGCGGATCTTGCACGTGACATCGTTGATGAGATGATTGAGAGGGGGACACTGCCTGATGTTTCGACTTTCAGAGTTCTTATGGCAGGGTATTGTAAGTCCAGGCAGTTTGATAAAGTGAAAAATTTGATTCTTGAGATGGAGAGCCGTGGATTGATTAAGCTCTCTTTGATGGAGAATCCGATTTCCAAGGCTTTTCTGATTTTGGGCTTCGACCCTTCAAGTGTGAAGTTGAAACGAGACAATGATGGGAGACTGTCGAAAACGGAGTTCTTTGATAATGTTGGAAATGGACTCTATTTGGATACAGATGTTGATGAGTATGAGAAACACATAACTCTGGATCTTGAAGAGTCCATGGTACCCAACTTCAATTCATTTGTGGGGAAGGAATGTAGCAATGGTAACCTGAAAAAGGCATTGATTTTGGTTGAAGAAATGCTTTGTTGGGGACAAGAATTGTTGTTGCCTGAATTCTCCAAGTTAGTGAGACAACTTTGTTCATCTCGGTCGCAAACCACATCAATGACCAACCTTTTGGAGAAAATGCCACGGTCTGCCCATAAACTTGACCCAGAAACTCTCAATTTGGTTGTACAGGCATACAGCAAGAAAGGCTTACTGTCCAAAGCGAAAACTATACTGGATGAAATGCTTCAAAACAAATTTCAAGTCACGAATGAGACTTACACTACCATATTAATGACTTTATGTAAGAAAGGAAACATGAAAGACTTCAATTTTTATTGGGATGTTGCATGTAGAAATAAATGGTTACCAGGTTTGGAGGATTTTAAACGTCTTCTGGTTCTTATCTGCCATCAGAAAATGCTTAAGGAAGCATCACGGTTTCTTGAAATCATGCTTTCATCACACCCTAACTTAAAGTCAGATATATGCCATATATTTGTGGAAGTACTTTCTAGTAGGGGTCTTACGGACATTGCACTTGTAGCTTTAAAACAACTACAACCTTGTTTCATCTTGGATGACACTGGTTATAATAATCTTATAAGGGGCTTATGTAATGAGGGAAACTTTTCTCTTGCCTTTACAGTATTGGATGATATGCTAGATAGATGTTTGACACCTTGTTTGGATATTTCAGTCTTGTTAATCCCTCGATTATGCAAGGCTCATAGATATGACAAAGCTATTGCATTAAAAGATATACTTTTGAAAGAGCATCATTCATTTTCTCATGCTATAGATTGTGCATTGATACGTGGATTTTGTAATATGGGGAGCATAGGGAAAGCTGAAGCTATGTTCCGTGATATGTTATCTAAAGGGTTTAGTCCAGACGAAGAACTGTGTAACATCCTTATTCAGGGTCACTGCCAAGTTAATGACTTGAGAAAAGTGGGGGAACTACTTGGTGTTGCAATAAGAAAGGGTTGGGAGCTATCCCTCGTAAGTTACAGGAATGTTGTGCGATCAATTTGTAGGAAAGGTAGAGTCCGGTTTGCTCTGAGCTTAAAGAACCTTATGCTTGCACAATGTGTACTTGATGGCCAAATCATATGCAACATTCTCATATTCTATCTTTTGTCGGCTGGAAATAGTTTAGCTGTTAATAAGATACTAGCTGAAATGGAAGAGAAGAAAGTTGTACTTGATGAAGTTGGTCTCAACTTTCTTGTCTATGGTTTCTTGCAATGTAAAGATTTATCTAGTTCTATGAATTATCTTGCCATCATGATTTCGAAGGGATTCAAACCTAGCAACCACAATTTGAGGAAGGCAATACGCAGCCTGTGTGATGCCGGGGATCTGCAAAAGGCCCTGAAATTGAGTCAAGAAATGAGATTAAGAGGCTGGATACATGACTCTGCCATTCAAACATCTATTGTTGAAAGCCTTCTGTTGAGTGGTAAGATACACGAAGCAGAAACCTTCTTGGACAGGATGGGAGAGGAATCTCTAACTCCTGATAATATCAATTATGATTACCTTATCAGGTGTTTTTGCCAGCATGGAAGACTGGACAAGGCAGTTCATCTCATGAACACAATGCTGAGGAAACATAACATTCCAATTTCCACCAGTTATGATTTTCTCATTCATGGATTTTGTGCACAGAATAAATTGGATATAGCTATGAATTTTTATGCTGAGATGTTGAACTGGAATCTCAAACCAAGAATTGAGACAGTGGAAATGCTTGTCCATAGATCGTGCCAAGATGGCAAGACAGAATTCGCAGAACAATTTCTAGTGGAGATGAGTCATGGAGGTGAAACTCCAACCAGAAAAATGTATTGCACAGTAATTAAGAGTTATCACATGGAAAAAAATCTTAGGAAAGCATCAGAGCTCATGCAAGCCATGCAGGAAAATGGCTATCAGCCTGATTTTGAAACACATTGGTCTCTCATAAGCAACTTAAACAGTGCCAAAGCAAAGGACACTGATAATGGGGGAAAGGGTTTTTTATCAAGACTTCTTTCCAAAAGTGGTTTTCTTCAAAAGAAATGA